A genomic segment from Bradyrhizobium sp. ISRA430 encodes:
- a CDS encoding ABC transporter permease subunit, whose amino-acid sequence MLRLLSFALFLAIWWIAALFVGGVKLPSPPAVLEVMIAEAASGALFLHLGVTLARVVLSFVLAMSLGSAIGYLMGRVKLADRLGDPWLILLLNLPALVVIVLAYIWAGLTEAAAIAAIAINKLPTAVVTLREGTRALDRSLDEMATVFAMSRWRAFRHVVLPQLAPYIAAAARSGLSLVWKIVLVAELLGRPNGVGFEIGVAFQLFDTPRLLAYSLTFAAVVLIIETLLVQPFEAHATRWRPRAA is encoded by the coding sequence GTGCTGCGTCTTTTGTCGTTTGCCCTGTTTCTTGCGATCTGGTGGATTGCAGCGCTGTTCGTCGGCGGCGTGAAGCTGCCCTCCCCGCCTGCCGTGCTCGAGGTCATGATCGCGGAAGCCGCAAGCGGCGCTCTGTTCCTGCATCTCGGCGTCACGCTCGCGCGCGTCGTGCTCTCTTTCGTGCTGGCGATGTCGCTCGGCAGCGCCATCGGCTATCTGATGGGGCGGGTGAAGCTCGCCGACCGGCTCGGCGATCCCTGGCTGATCCTGCTCCTCAACCTGCCGGCACTGGTCGTGATCGTGCTGGCCTACATCTGGGCTGGTCTTACCGAAGCCGCCGCGATCGCGGCCATCGCCATCAACAAGCTGCCGACCGCTGTCGTCACCTTGCGCGAGGGCACGCGTGCGCTCGACCGTTCGCTCGACGAGATGGCCACCGTGTTCGCGATGTCGCGCTGGCGCGCCTTCCGCCACGTCGTGCTGCCGCAGCTTGCGCCCTATATCGCGGCCGCCGCGCGCTCCGGATTGTCGCTGGTCTGGAAGATCGTGCTGGTCGCCGAGCTCCTGGGACGACCGAACGGGGTCGGCTTCGAAATCGGCGTCGCGTTCCAGCTCTTCGATACGCCGCGACTGCTAGCCTATTCGCTGACGTTCGCCGCCGTCGTGCTCATCATCGAAACCCTGCTGGTGCAGCCGTTCGAAGCCCACGCAACACGGTGGCGGCCCCGTGCGGCTTGA
- a CDS encoding ABC transporter substrate-binding protein, giving the protein MRGLARIATLSAVLALAHLAPACAADTIRLAVQKTGTFSWELATIRANGLDKEANLSLEVTELASTEAGKIAMRAGNADIMLSDWLWVSRERALGAKPTFYPYSSALGAVMVPAASPIKSLADLKGRKLAVAGGPIDKSWLLLQARMKQDGIDLKSEATIVYGAPPLLAAKALDGEMDASLNFWNFCAQLEAKGFRRVAGIEDVLPKLGAKGPVSAVGYVFDETWAASHRDAVARFIAMTRKAKELLVTSDAAWEKVAPLTGTTDPAMLKTYRDRYRDGIPRRSIDDEEADARVLYRVLAGIGGRDLVGPAPELDPGTFYHAVPGD; this is encoded by the coding sequence ATGAGAGGTCTTGCTCGAATAGCAACGCTGTCGGCCGTGCTGGCACTGGCGCATCTTGCTCCCGCCTGCGCCGCGGATACGATCCGCCTTGCGGTGCAGAAAACCGGAACATTCTCCTGGGAACTGGCCACGATCCGCGCCAATGGCCTCGACAAGGAGGCCAACCTGTCGCTCGAGGTGACGGAGCTCGCGAGCACCGAGGCCGGCAAGATCGCGATGCGCGCGGGGAACGCCGACATTATGCTGTCGGACTGGCTCTGGGTCTCACGCGAGCGCGCGCTCGGCGCCAAGCCGACCTTCTATCCCTACTCCAGCGCACTCGGCGCGGTGATGGTGCCGGCGGCCTCGCCGATCAAGTCGCTCGCCGACCTCAAGGGGCGCAAGCTCGCCGTCGCCGGCGGGCCGATCGACAAGAGCTGGCTCCTGCTTCAGGCGCGGATGAAGCAGGACGGCATCGACCTGAAATCGGAGGCGACCATCGTCTATGGCGCACCGCCTTTGCTGGCGGCCAAGGCGCTCGACGGTGAGATGGATGCGAGCCTCAATTTCTGGAATTTCTGCGCCCAACTCGAGGCCAAGGGCTTTCGCCGCGTCGCCGGCATCGAGGATGTCTTGCCGAAACTCGGCGCCAAGGGCCCGGTGTCCGCCGTCGGCTATGTGTTCGATGAAACCTGGGCGGCAAGCCACCGGGACGCAGTGGCCCGCTTCATCGCGATGACCCGCAAGGCCAAGGAGCTGCTGGTGACGTCGGATGCGGCCTGGGAGAAGGTTGCGCCACTCACCGGCACCACCGATCCGGCCATGCTCAAGACCTATCGTGACCGCTATCGCGACGGCATTCCGCGCCGGAGCATCGACGACGAGGAGGCGGACGCGCGCGTGCTCTACCGCGTGCTCGCCGGGATCGGCGGCCGCGACCTGGTCGGGCCGGCGCCGGAGCTCGATCCCGGCACGTTCTATCACGCGGTTCCCGGAGACTGA